The Limnochorda sp. LNt genome includes a region encoding these proteins:
- the malF gene encoding maltose ABC transporter permease MalF — protein MGHLARLLALGTLDALGAWLAARLYLDGAVWPAVALVAGLVGTTWVFTSRRAYPLRYVWPGLVFFTILVVYPIGYTIAVAFTNYGTGHLLSKRQVIEQFESALYVPEGASRVPYAAFEGPSGTIELVARVGPERWLLLKDDRAEVLDPQEAGVEDLDGDGRAERFGGRTALTGAQLARRLSQLRAARFEWGDSVLRVVSLRDLEQARHAYDYDPASDTLVDRRTGDVYRPVKGYFTNDVGQFLEPGFVAPVGLENFVRLFTDPAISRPFVRVFVWTFVWAGLTVAIQFVAGLALALLLDDPYLRLRNLYRSILILPYAIPAFISALIWVGLLNTEVGVINDILQGLFGIGRIPWLQNPFWARVALFLVNLWLGYPYMMIVTLGALQSIPSELYEAALVDGARPWDVLRTVTLPLLMVAVSPLLVGSFAFNFNNFNVIYLVTGGGPPMAGAQTPAGHTDILISYTYRLAFQGGQGTQFGFAAAISMLIFVIVAVVSAINFRMTGAFERVSENV, from the coding sequence GTGGGCCACCTGGCGAGGCTGCTGGCGCTGGGGACGCTGGATGCGCTCGGCGCCTGGTTGGCGGCGCGCCTGTACCTCGACGGCGCTGTCTGGCCGGCCGTGGCACTGGTGGCGGGCCTGGTGGGGACGACGTGGGTCTTCACCAGCCGGCGGGCCTACCCGCTGCGGTACGTGTGGCCCGGACTGGTCTTCTTCACCATCCTGGTGGTCTACCCCATCGGCTACACGATAGCGGTTGCCTTCACCAACTACGGCACGGGCCACCTGCTCTCCAAGCGCCAGGTCATCGAGCAGTTCGAGTCGGCCCTGTACGTGCCCGAGGGCGCGAGTCGGGTGCCGTACGCGGCCTTCGAGGGACCCTCGGGCACCATCGAGCTGGTCGCCCGCGTGGGGCCGGAGCGGTGGCTCCTGTTGAAGGATGACCGTGCGGAGGTCCTCGACCCCCAGGAGGCGGGTGTGGAGGACCTCGATGGGGACGGCCGGGCCGAGCGCTTCGGAGGGCGAACGGCCCTGACCGGCGCGCAACTGGCTCGCAGGCTCTCGCAGCTGCGTGCGGCGCGCTTCGAATGGGGCGACTCGGTCCTGCGGGTGGTGAGCCTGAGAGACCTGGAGCAGGCGCGGCACGCCTACGATTACGACCCGGCGTCCGATACGCTGGTGGACCGCCGCACGGGCGATGTCTACCGGCCCGTCAAGGGCTACTTCACCAATGACGTGGGACAATTCCTGGAGCCCGGCTTCGTCGCGCCGGTCGGGCTCGAGAATTTCGTCCGGCTCTTCACCGATCCCGCCATCTCGCGGCCGTTCGTCAGGGTCTTCGTCTGGACCTTCGTCTGGGCCGGCCTCACGGTTGCCATCCAGTTCGTCGCGGGCCTGGCCCTGGCGCTGCTGCTCGACGACCCGTACCTGCGCCTGCGCAACCTCTACCGGAGCATCCTCATCCTCCCGTACGCCATCCCGGCCTTCATCTCGGCCCTGATCTGGGTCGGCCTGCTCAACACCGAGGTGGGGGTCATCAACGACATCCTGCAGGGCCTCTTCGGCATCGGACGGATCCCGTGGCTCCAAAACCCGTTTTGGGCCAGGGTGGCCCTCTTTCTGGTCAACCTCTGGCTCGGCTATCCTTACATGATGATCGTCACGCTGGGGGCCTTGCAGAGCATCCCGTCGGAGCTGTACGAGGCGGCGCTGGTGGACGGCGCCCGCCCATGGGACGTGCTGCGGACCGTGACGTTGCCGTTGTTGATGGTGGCGGTCTCGCCGCTTCTGGTGGGGTCCTTCGCCTTCAACTTCAACAACTTCAACGTCATCTACCTGGTGACGGGCGGCGGGCCGCCGATGGCAGGGGCCCAGACCCCCGCCGGGCACACCGACATCCTCATCTCCTACACCTACCGCCTCGCCTTCCAGGGGGGACAGGGCACGCAGTTCGGGTTCGCAGCGGCCATCTCCATGCTCATCTTCGTCATCGTGGCCGTGGTGAGTGCCATCAACTTCCGCATGACCGGCGCCTTCGAGAGGGTGAGCGAGAATGTATAG
- a CDS encoding sugar ABC transporter permease, producing the protein MYRRPGLLGQVWRQALALAAVAFALFPVAWILSASLSPTNTLVGQRLIPKQPSLEHYRELFSNPAHPFGLWLWNSIKISAMAAALTMAMAALAAYAFSRFRFRGRRAGLLTLLLVQMFPQMLAMVAIYLMLLGIGRYFPAMGINTHGGLVLVYLGGALGFNTYLIKGYFDTIPRSIEESAMMDGATPFQAFLHVILPLARPVLAVIFLLAFIGTYSDFLLASILLRDRDLLTFAVGLRIFITGQYSTRWGMFAAASLVGALPVATIFYLLRNQFVSGLTQGAVKG; encoded by the coding sequence ATGTATAGACGGCCGGGCCTGCTGGGTCAGGTATGGCGCCAGGCGTTGGCCCTCGCAGCCGTCGCGTTCGCGCTCTTCCCGGTGGCGTGGATCCTCTCGGCATCCCTCAGCCCCACCAACACCCTGGTGGGACAGCGCCTCATCCCCAAGCAACCCTCTCTCGAACACTATCGAGAGCTGTTCTCCAACCCCGCCCACCCCTTCGGCTTGTGGCTGTGGAACAGCATCAAGATCTCTGCCATGGCCGCTGCGCTCACCATGGCCATGGCGGCACTGGCGGCCTACGCCTTCTCGCGGTTCCGCTTCAGAGGGCGGCGGGCCGGGCTGTTGACCTTGCTGCTGGTGCAGATGTTTCCCCAGATGCTGGCCATGGTCGCCATCTACCTGATGCTGCTCGGCATCGGGCGCTACTTCCCGGCTATGGGCATCAACACCCACGGAGGCCTCGTCCTGGTCTACCTCGGTGGGGCGCTGGGCTTCAACACCTATCTCATCAAGGGGTACTTCGACACCATCCCGCGCTCCATCGAGGAGTCGGCCATGATGGACGGCGCGACGCCGTTTCAAGCCTTCCTCCACGTCATCCTGCCCCTCGCCCGGCCGGTGCTGGCGGTCATCTTCCTGCTGGCGTTCATCGGCACCTACTCCGACTTCCTGCTGGCCAGCATCCTGCTGAGGGACCGAGATCTGCTTACCTTCGCCGTCGGGCTCCGGATCTTCATCACCGGTCAGTACTCGACACGGTGGGGCATGTTCGCCGCGGCCTCGCTGGTCGGGGCGTTGCCCGTGGCGACCATCTTCTACCTGCTGCGCAACCAGTTCGTCTCGGGCCTGACGCAGGGGGCGGTCAAGGGATGA